GTCCACGATCAGCACCACGGTCGCACCGAACGAGTCGGACTTTGTGGCCAACAACAACATGTTCGGTAAATTTAAAGGATTCACCCTACAACCCCTTCCCCAGTCCACGGTCGGCGGCGCGACGGCCGTTCACAAAAAGACGCCCAAGGTGGCGTTCGTGCAGCCGGTTGCCAAGTGCAGCGAGGACACGACCAGCAACGCCGTGCCGGCCCGTGCAGCACCTCCCGTACCCGTACCGCTAAAAATGCTAGCACGCGATAGTAGTAATGATCGCAGCACCAGTAGCTTAGATAATGTAGCATCATCGTACAATAAACCGGCAGGTAATGGCGCTCCCTTCTCGCAAGCCCGCATCAACGGCTGCAAGCTGGCCAACCACGAGCACCAGCTGGACACCTCCTCGGCGCCCGCGCTTCCACCGATGAATCCGGGCTCCACTGCCCGGCCGATCATTTCCAGCCCTATCCTCGAATCGTCGACCGCGCGCGACCTGGTGGTGGCCGGCGTGAAGGGGCAGAAAGTGGCATCGAACGTTCCTATCCGCCCGGCACCAATGCTGCCACCGGTGCCGGCGACCGGCGACGTTGCCGCTTCAACCGTCGCCTCCACCGGCACTCCGTCCGAAACGTCCAGCACGCTCTCCGCCGAGGTGCTGATCAACCCGATGAGCAAGGACAAGAAGGCGAAGGAAAGCAAGCTGAACCGCATTACGTCGTACTTGAAGAAGGAGGAGAAACCCCCCAAGCCGGAACCGAAGCAGCTGAAGGTGATCGATAAGGAGAAGCTGCGCAACATCGACATTTCCGCACCGATCCCGATCGATCAGAATAATCCCGAGCTAGCGAAGAGTATGCCCCGTTTGGCGGACGGCGCGAACGACGAGAAGCAACCGGCCGCCGTTGCTGCCTCGGTGCAGCGTGCTAAAAGCATGCGCGATCCTCCGGAATCGACCGTCGGGAATGTTCAGCGCAAGGTACGCATTGTGGACGATCGATCCGACCGGTCGGAGAGCGGTTCGATCGGCAGCGGAACGTCGGGGAAGAAAGGACCGGGCACGGCACTGAAGCGCCCGCAAAGTATGGTCGGTACGCGGCCTACCATTCCACCGCCGCGGCCGCCAGTACCGGGAGCTGCTGTGCAGACGACGGCGGCCATGAAAATTCCCGGCCTGCCCGGCTATCAGAATCCCGTGCCGTCGAAATCGGTGCGCATTGTGGCACCGACCGGCAGTGGAGGAGGAGCCAACGAACGGAGCGAGTATGATGATTGTCGCGATAGTGGGAACGGTACCGGACAATCCTCGCTAGGATCGGACAACATCTACTCCGTGATCGATGAATCGCCCTCACCGCCGAGCATACTTTCGCCCCCGGCAATTTCGTCCGGCGGCAGTTCCGAAAGCATGGGTTTGCTGGGCGAGATCGTCAACGAGATCGAAAGTCGCAACGGTGACTCGGTGTACATTGCGTCCACGCTGCGCCGGGGCGAGGGTGGGTCGAGCAGCAGAAAGTCTTCCTCCACCGCCAGCCAGCTGAcgacggcggtggtggcgccCACCGGTCCTACTGCCACACTGGCCTCGCCCGAGCTAGAGGACGATGAACCGACGTACGTGAACACGTCGGAGATTatcgacgacgatgatgatttcGACGCGACAGACGATGACGATCTGGACGATGAGCATCCGGTGCCGAACCGCAACTCGGGACTAAGCACCACGTCAAGTGGCTATCTGCGTCCGTCCGCGATTAACAGCACACCGATCGCACGGATAACACCGTCCACTGGGAATGGGACTGGGACGGAGAAGGCTGCTCCCGCGTCAGGAGTAAGCAGCTTCAAATCCACTGCCCCTTCAAACGCCACCGCTCGCGCAACCAACGGTACGGGCAGCGTGTTGAATCAGTTAAAGTTCCAAGGACCCGCCGCAAAGGATGCGCCGAAAAAAGCAACTGGCAGTGCCGCCACGGCCAACGGCACCAACGGCCAATCGTCCTACAAACCGTACCACAGCGTGCTGACGAACAATGCACGCGCTGGTTCGGTGGTGGCCGCCGCCAAAGCGAAAATAGCCGCGGAAAAGTCTAGTTCAACCACTCCcgcgaccaccaccaccaacaacaccaccaccaaaaagCTGCCTTCACAAGCGAACGCATCCGTCCGCACGCGCACTCCTTCGCCCCGGGGAAGCATTGCCAACGGGTCCCTACCGAACGGTACGGTGCCGGGCAAGGGAACGGGCATCACGACGACGGTAGGCACGAAGCCGAAAACGGCCGCCAAACCAACGGCGGCCGCCATCGGCAACGGGAAGCTTCTAACGGCAGCCGCACGGCCCGGTCCGGGCAAAGTTTCCAACGTGGCGTCGCTGCAGCAAAagtttgaaagtaaaaagtaGGAATGTCCCGGATGCAAGgacaaaagcaaagcaaagcagacACAAATCATGTTCCTTTCGCGAAGGATTCGGATGCTCTCCCCCAAGAACTGCCGTAAGAATGTTGTGCTGAGCGCGTCAATCAGTAGCTTTTAATCATGCCGACGATACACGAGTACACGAATTCCGTGACCGACAACAACTAGTTTTGCTGAGCGTTTTGAGAACACGGCAAAGGcgaatagattttttttgtaacataataattatttatacTTTGCGTCCGTAAGGATGCACAGGTGGTACGAACTTCGATAGGACCAATCAATTTGTTATATTAATTAGAGTGTCCCCTTGGAAGTCCAGTCGATCGATTTTGAATCAGTTCCGAATTGGGGGTTGTTTTGCTTGGCCTCCTTATCATAATGCAAAACTGAAGCGTGGCGTGTGTGTAAATGTATTGATGTGTTCAGTAAAGTGTGCTACGCAGGCGCCAAAGAAATGCAATCCAATCGGTGCACCGCGGTGAGGAGGAAGAAGGGCAAAAGAGAACGTTCGTAAAGAAATGTCGTCAAATAGGGTCAAATCTTAGTGAGTGTATTAGTGGATGGATCTATTTTGTTAAAGATATGGTttacaatcaaaacaaaaaggtcTTTGGTCTCGTAAAATCTGTAAATAATCTAAACAACAGCGGTGGTGTAATGTTGTTCGTAACCGGATCGTGTTATAGATGTGTTGTTTAGCTCCACTAAAGTTCACCGGAAATATTGGACGGAtataataaacacacacacacgcttacaCCCGGAATGGTGAATAAGTATAGGTAGGGAGATGAATTAAAAGTTTCCAAACACGCTTTTGCTAAACACTGTTCGTCAAACACATCGCAAAAGGGGGATGTTGGAGGCATTGTATTGTACACTCGGCGATTGATTCGACTGGCCAGGAAGAGATAGCGTTTAGGATGGCTGGACTTCTTACGATAGGTATTTAAATTCCCTCCCCCATTCATACCCCCGGGAACGCTGAAGTTCCATATTACATTATTTTGCGTAGTAGCGAGACAGTTCTATCGAAAGACGGTGTAGCTAtggtttaataaaaaaacgaaagatgtcttttttatactcaaaaaattaagaaaaacacattccactTTACTCCCCAATTTGCTTGATCTTTAATCCgaagctctctttctcttgaaGATGTATCTCTCTACTCCGAAGAATGGATACTCAAACGCAATGCACCACACCGTGCCGATGGCAGCACTGATGCCAATGAGCCCGAACGAAGTGTAAAATATGTTCACCACCGTAAACTCGACCGGAAACCGAAGAGCCTGTGTCAGCGTGATAGCCTGTATGGCGATGTGCACGAGATACATCGAGTAGGAGAGCCGGGACAGCGGTTGCCACAGTGGACAGCCGAGAAACCGATCTACGATGCCACCCTGCTCGTTAATGCACACAAAGATCACCCACATCACCGCAAAGGCCCAGAACGATCGATGCAGCGACTCGTAGAACGCATCCGCAATGGGAAGGATGCGTGTGTAGTCACCGATGTACAGCTGCTTCAAGGAGTAGCCCGTCACAATGAGGATCGCGATCGTCAACAGCCAACCGAGTGCCAGTACCGGTTTGGATAGCTTCACGCGCGCCTCCCGGGTACGGTGCAACAGGTAACCGAATAGTACACCGAACAACCACACCGACATGCGCGCATGTGTCGGATGGTAGGTTTTGCGTGGCATCAGCCCATCCCCCCTCGGTGCGGATCGGTTGAGCCGGTACTCGTTCACCATAAAGGTGGCAAAAACGCAGCTGATCGAAAGCATCGCTAGCAGCACGATGACGGGGACGAAACGTTTCCCATAGCGCCACAGTAAGTACATGAGCAGCGGCGAAACGATATACAGCTGCATGTCCACGGAAAGGTACCACGTGTGCACGAAACACATCGACTCGTAATGCACATAGTTCTGTACGTACAGCAACGCAGACCACCAGCTCTTGTGGCAAGCGGTCAGCAGCTCCTCGGCGACCAGCTTGTACAGAATGCCTTCACCGACAACGTCCACGAAAGCGATACCGAACATAATCAGTGCGGCATAGGCGGGTGTAAGACGGACGATACGATGCAGCCACAGCTCCCACACGTTTAGCCTTTTGGTGCGCTCCAGTTCGCGTAGCATCTTCAGCGCAACGAGCATACCGCTGAGCATGAGGAAGATGTCGACCGCTTTTCCACCGAGCCGGTGAAACAGTACCCCGAAGTAGCTTTCCGCGTACTCCTGGCGCACGGGAATGTTAAACGTCGGTATGCCGTACGCCGAATCGTGCACGTGATTCACGATGATCCACAGCATCGATAACGCCCGGATGCCGTTGACGCACTCGAGCACACCGTCCTTGCCCACCGATCGTGGCACTATGCGGAACACGTGGCCAAGGTTCGTGTACAGCGAGAAACGCTTCACGTAGCTGGGAGCTTGCCGTTTTTGGTAGAAGAAGAACAGATCCACCACCGTTGCCAGGAGTAGAAACGCTCCATACACTGAAAAAAGAACGCTGAAAGCGATAAGATTACGGCAAGATTAGCTGAGAGAAAGGCAGTCGAAGCAATCAGTCTTACATCGCTACAATAGTGACCGCAGGGAAGGATCGGTCCTCGTCGCGGTAGCAAAACTTTTCCAGAATCGGTCCATTGCCCACAAACATTTGATTGGCGGCAAAGTACGCCTGCGCTAGCTGGGCCACAAGCGCTGGCTCACACGTGTCCGGTACGCATACACCATACTGTAGTGGAGCAGGAACGGGGACGCCGATACGGCTAAGATCGATGTAGAGAGTACAGTGCTGACCACCGATACTGGTCAATGATCCCTGGTGGGAAAGACGACGACACTGGTCAAAGTTCCCGAACTCGAACACATTCCCGAACAGTATGCCGGACGGGTTCTTTCCCCACGAGTCGAACACTGCGCGAAAATGGGGCGAAAAAGAACAAC
This is a stretch of genomic DNA from Anopheles merus strain MAF chromosome 2R, AmerM5.1, whole genome shotgun sequence. It encodes these proteins:
- the LOC121588936 gene encoding nose resistant to fluoxetine protein 6-like, whose translation is MAHRAHVGRALLVAFSISILCSAVVPSANAQLQKLNQIPIGLLEHLKQVSQYWNATSASDHACLNQLDVFARSFDAGEPWALSMFDSWGKNPSGILFGNVFEFGNFDQCRRLSHQGSLTSIGGQHCTLYIDLSRIGVPVPAPLQYGVCVPDTCEPALVAQLAQAYFAANQMFVGNGPILEKFCYRDEDRSFPAVTIVAIVLFSVYGAFLLLATVVDLFFFYQKRQAPSYVKRFSLYTNLGHVFRIVPRSVGKDGVLECVNGIRALSMLWIIVNHVHDSAYGIPTFNIPVRQEYAESYFGVLFHRLGGKAVDIFLMLSGMLVALKMLRELERTKRLNVWELWLHRIVRLTPAYAALIMFGIAFVDVVGEGILYKLVAEELLTACHKSWWSALLYVQNYVHYESMCFVHTWYLSVDMQLYIVSPLLMYLLWRYGKRFVPVIVLLAMLSISCVFATFMVNEYRLNRSAPRGDGLMPRKTYHPTHARMSVWLFGVLFGYLLHRTREARVKLSKPVLALGWLLTIAILIVTGYSLKQLYIGDYTRILPIADAFYESLHRSFWAFAVMWVIFVCINEQGGIVDRFLGCPLWQPLSRLSYSMYLVHIAIQAITLTQALRFPVEFTVVNIFYTSFGLIGISAAIGTVWCIAFEYPFFGVERYIFKRKRASD